From the Caldalkalibacillus thermarum genome, the window GGATTTACATGAACACAGCTGCTGGACGGCAGCCGATCTGGATAACCTCGAAGCATCCATACTGCGTCTATTTTCCAGTGTTGATACCCGGCCGCCGCACGAAGTGACGAGACAGCTCATCACGCGCGTTTTATCCCCGTCGTTCAGCGTATTTTCGTCTGTCGGTGATCAACTGGAGCGGTTCAATCACCAGGCTGAAATTGTTTTAACCGAAGAGCAGGAACGCATTTTAGAAGAAACGGAAGAAGACCATCGTAAAATCTTTTTCGGTGCAGCAGGGACAGGCAAAACTTTCATTGCCATGAAAAAGGCACTGGATTTGGCTGAGCAGGGTAAGCGGGTCTTTCTGACATGTTACAACAAGCATTTGGTAAGGTTATTGACACGTTGCCAGCATGAACTTATCACCGCAACGAATTTCCATGATTACTTATTGAAGGTGTTGGTCGAACACGATTATCCTGTGCAGGTACCCGGGCTCCCTGAAGAAGCCAGCCGGTTCTATGAAGAACTTTTACCGGAAATGGTTCTCGATCTGTTTGCGACGAAAACAGAAGAAGAGAAGTTCGACGCCATCATTGTGGACGAAGGACAAGACTTTAAAACCCATTGGTTTATTTGCCTTGATGAAATGGTCAAGAAAGATGGTCATTTTTATATCTTTGCCGACCGGCATCAAAACTTGTTCGGGCATGGTTTGGACACGTTGAAAGACTTTCAGATGTCCAAGCACAAATTGACGATCAACTTGCGCAACACACAGCGCATCAATGAATGGGCGGCACCGTTTTTAGGCGGGACAAGACTGCGGTACCGGCTGCACGGAGGTCCCGAGGTGGAATTTTTCTCGTGGAAAACGCCGGATGAAGAGCGGCGCTTGGTTGAAAAAGTCGTCCAGCAATTGGTCAGCCAAGGGATTAAGCCGCACAAGATGACTATTCTCTCACCACGGCGCCAAGAAAACAGCAGCCTCAGTGACATGGAAAAGGTGGGCTCCTGGCCGTTAATCGATCTCCGTCAAGGCGAAGGGCATGGGATCACGTTCAGTACGATAAGGGCGTACAAAGGGTTGGAAGCTGATGTCGTGTTGTTGATTGGGATCCGGCCGGACAGTCCCGTTTGCACGCCAGCCGACATTTATGTGGTTGGCACGAGAGCCCGGTTTATGTTAAAAATCTTTCATCAAAAAGATTGGTC encodes:
- a CDS encoding nuclease-related domain-containing DEAD/DEAH box helicase — translated: MIPDLLPEMIENRGERAFYDKARQLPDHYTVFYSYKFSIDVEKKDPYGLREADFVIVHRQLGFVVVEVKQGHVYYHNGIWQEEKEGRYYPLAKNPVEQARTAMFAILDRYKQVSKQKEFPLAFRYAVCFPDATHKTGVYPEDLHEHSCWTAADLDNLEASILRLFSSVDTRPPHEVTRQLITRVLSPSFSVFSSVGDQLERFNHQAEIVLTEEQERILEETEEDHRKIFFGAAGTGKTFIAMKKALDLAEQGKRVFLTCYNKHLVRLLTRCQHELITATNFHDYLLKVLVEHDYPVQVPGLPEEASRFYEELLPEMVLDLFATKTEEEKFDAIIVDEGQDFKTHWFICLDEMVKKDGHFYIFADRHQNLFGHGLDTLKDFQMSKHKLTINLRNTQRINEWAAPFLGGTRLRYRLHGGPEVEFFSWKTPDEERRLVEKVVQQLVSQGIKPHKMTILSPRRQENSSLSDMEKVGSWPLIDLRQGEGHGITFSTIRAYKGLEADVVLLIGIRPDSPVCTPADIYVVGTRARFMLKIFHQKDWSYQRFVKQLGRAGAR